The Amphiura filiformis chromosome 8, Afil_fr2py, whole genome shotgun sequence genomic sequence AggtcgtaatcggcgggcctaaGTTATActgacatcgcggattaatatcaatattttttatttttgataattgtcttgtaaaatctcgccagaagtatcacaaaatATTAATTGAAATCCCTTTCTACCttctttaacatgcaaaatatagaccatactGTACATGTCAACTATATCACCCTTTTAAcgtcggtctacttttcggcgttgtggtaaaagcctaacaattcccgccgattacgagctgatcagcaATTATTCAATCCCCtttgttttttatataatttacGCCAATCTTTTAGAACAACACCTGTATCCATGATAAAAATTATCAACAGAAACACTATACATGTGTATGGCAGGTTGAtttcaaaaattaatttgaatcTTGATCATCAACGGGTGTTTTGTTGTTCTCCGAATATAATGTAATATTTCATCTTCAGTATCAGGCTAATTTTTATCATTGGTAGTAGCAAAATTGTCTCGGTTCCGTCATTCAATGTAACGTCTCTCTGAAAGTGCTTAATTTTGAAAGAAGTCCATTGCAACTACCAGTCAGATCGTATATTAAAAAATAcatcgcagtgatttatagtgggttacgcacaggcacaacgcctagacgttgatctacaAGTCTCTgcatactttacaggttgtcgtttaccactacggccccatatcattcctcAAACTATTAAACACCAAAACAGGGagttgcagctaagaagcgcacacccaaGACATTCCACAGTTGACCTTTGGAGTCAGAATCAGCTtttccgagtttcgtacgggttacaacaagacaattagtagttaagttccttgtccatggtCCATGGGAGGGAATTTTAAGCTACtttgtccaggagaatttcaagctcaaactcaaattttacacgagAGCGCACTAGCCACcgacagggttcgaacccgcaacatcTCGCATCATTATAGTCGAAcgtcttatcgattgagctattGATAACAATAGTTTATGGTAAAATTATGTTCCTTTCAACGGTATAGTCTATAGATCTTCGTGATCGGTTAAGCAAAATGCCATTCCAGCATTCTTTCCATACCACGTATCGTGTTCACGTCGAGACGAGCATTGTATCGATAACGAAAAGGAACGACCTTGTTGGAGTTGCCACGTCGAAAATCACGTAGCTGTAGCCCTTCACTTTGCTTCACCTTCTGAAATGACGGCGGTTTTGTAGACTGTGAATCTTTGTTAACTGCCAGATATTCCGCCCTTAAGTAGCTAACAAACGAAACCATGTTATTGAAGTATTCTTGGAAGGAATAAAGGCCTCTCTCCATAATTTCATTGCATTCCTCATACGTATACGTTGCCAATGAATCCAGTCTAGATAGCTTCTCTTCGTCATCACTGTAGATATCACGAACTGCCAACTTTACACACGAAACCATTTCAGCTGAACGTTGGGTTGAAGATGCTGTGTTTGGTCCGCCTGTAATTGCGAAAGGAATGAAGGAGTACCAATGCTGGTAATGAGTGATGACTGTGGAGCACTTGTTCTCATGATTAAGAAACGGTTTCATCGCCTTCAACAAAGTTTGCGTTCCTGTAAGATCCGCAATATTTGACGTGAATATGCGATCAAATCGGTACGATTCTACGTCGAGACGTGCTGATAAGTCGAGACAGTTGCATATCATGACGGATACACGTTGAGCCCCAGCCTTAATGCTTGCGATCGTCTGCTTGATCTGATCTGATATGAAGGAGTGAAACATCACAACCATTGACTTGTTGTAATGGTGCTTCTTCactttcaggtaatcccattcacCAAATGGCATCAGATGCGATTCGATGCAATATACCAATCTACCAAACGTAAGGATTTCTTGGATAGTTACTTGGGACTTGAACATGTACCGGTAACCCGTCAATGTGGGATTGTCGTATTGAGGACTACGAGATCTTAAAATCGCACGAGAAATGAAATTTCCGTGTTTATCGTACTCCTCAAATGATGGTAGGAGCTCATTCGGTAAGTCCTTTTTGTACATCTTTATTCCTACAACAGCTTCTTGGTTTTCGTACAACATTTTCTGGCGTTGTTCTTGGAGATCAATGTAATTTGTATGACCTTTTTGACATTCTAATTCCAGCCAAGCTTTCCATACCTGACGCATGAGACACATATCTGCTTCGGTAAGGTTTAGAACTTCTCCAGTAACCTCACCAAGATCATCAGCTGAAAGACCTAGTAGTGATCTTAAGCAATCTACCAGAAACGTGTAGTCTTCTTTAGGCAAATGAAGAGAGTACCAGATGGTGGTGATTCTTTCTGCAATGTTGGGGTCATCAGAGTATGTTGTCATCATGTACAATTGAAGCACATTTCTAGCTTGCACATATGGATCGAAATCGTTGAGAACGGTGTAAAGGGTGCCTTTGAACCCGTTCGGTAAAGATGTAACTGTATGAATCCAGTTTCTGAGATTACCGCAGCCTGCAGACAGAATGGAATAGCTAGCTTCCAGTGGATCTTGCTTTGGTGTCTTCGTTGATTTTATATCTTCGCTGCATAATTCATTGCCAGGTAAATTCAACATATCAATAGCTAGTGCATTGCCAACATAATATGGAGATTGCACTACTTTCTCGGAGTGGCTATTAAATTTATCTTTGAGGGATGTAGCTGCTTCTTTGATTTCTTGTGTGCGTTCTTGACAACTTGGCTTATGGTCTTTCCAGTGCTGTCGTTGACAGGTTTCTCCGCAGTACCAGGCATTGCAACATGCTGAACActggtaataaataaataaaaacaaaggatAAAGATAAGAAACTATTCGGAAGGAACCAGCTTAAATGGTGTCTATTGAATCTAGAACACAGTAGGCTATATGCCTGGTATGTCTACAGTTTGTccgctctgaagtacaaagtgacaacgcgcgtgtatacagcgcgttaaatgtgcgtagtgctgcgtctctgctgcaggtatgtgtgccttcaaagtcggcacaatgtgtgcgtccgcgtcgatactttgtacttcagagtagacagacTGTAGTAATTCGTTTAATCGACAATCTGTACGTATGAACCGCGGatatgaatgaagtcaaattttcacacctcactGTTGCTTTATCATGATAATTTATTAGAAACAAAAAGGACCATTTTAGTAGTATGTTCATTAGCCTTGACTTTCTTTATTCTTAAATGGACAAATTCTGTGCATTTTCTACGTTGTCTCCTCGTTCACTTCGTACGTGCAGAATCTTCAATACTGCCTAAATAGTAAAGCGACCTCactcgtcacaggagagtgattttgaatagatagacgggcgtacgatcacggcgtttggaaatcgcatccTCTCTATTATCATTTAAATCACTTCACCAAAGTTACAACTAATACGTATTTCTGGTTTTCATTTTACTATGGGAAGCGTCTAAATGTTCTACAAATGTATTTCAAACGATGCGATGTCAAAATGTGTCACGGGCTGTGGAAACGTTCCAGTTATGTGTTCTAAGAACTGTATATGAGCTGATGATTGTTCAAAACGTATTCGAACCTTTTGGAAACGTGCCTTCATGAACGTTACTGTGACAACCTTAAATGGGGACGGAAggcaaaatattatatatatttttatatatttttactaGTTTAAAAACTTGTACTTAAAATTCATACCATTAGTTGCCTAGACACTTCGAGGCATTTTGGATTTGAGCACTGCTTCGGTCTCCATTCTTCGCATTCTGGTGTGTGTCTCCACTGATCACGAAAACGACATATTTCGCTGCAGTACTTGGCTTCGCCGCACGAAAAACAAGCAACTGCCCTTTCGATTGGGTTTTCACATCGCCAACAACAACCAACCTTGACATCCATTGTCTGAGATATAATGAGATTTAAACAATTTACATGTGTTAACATTCttcaaaaatatattgttttCCAAATCTGGAATAAAAGGTTATTAAACATAATACATGTAAGCATGTTCTTGTGGAAGGGTTTTTTGGGTAGGGGGCATGCAGTCAGACAACCTGTCACAATCTCATAATTTAAGAACCAAACAAAAACTTAATTAATTTCATGTATGGTTCATCCACCATGTTTGCTagtatttttgtttaattgctcTTAAGATTTTGTGCATATTGCATTGTATGGTCATTTTAAGACTGTAATATTAAgccaaaaccaaacaaaaataacGTAGTGCGACGGGACGgaaatttgatacatattttaATCTATATCATTTTAGCTGTTGGTATTTCAGATATTTCAGCTACAATGTCTTGCGATGGCATTGAAGATAAACGGGTGCGACAGGACGGATTGATATCTTGGTTTTTGTGAACATGTGACATTTGTGAATATTTTATCAACAGCTAGTGGAGATCAATTTCATTTTCAGTGTAGATAAAAACTTCAATTACCCTTCTCTTATTGACAAAAAAAGTGGCAAGACCTAAATGTTGGAAATTAGtgaaaacattttggcaaaatattttgtcaactcttaatcacgttaatattattatgttaaaatgttttgtattaagtttaaaaaatgttattaatttatAACTAAACATTTAatagttttctgtaaaacatttgtgtttgctaggcCAGTGTTACCCGTCTGTCTTAGTTGGTTACACATTTTTATGATCGTAGGCTTGTGGGGggaatttctgaaatgaatggtgacaTTACTGTGATAATTGAGAAATAtgtttgctaaaaataaaaataggtctacatataaTAGGCTATATAATAAAATGTGAGCATGAATCAATGGTAGACATGTAGCAAATAACGAATTATTCCCGTTGGTCTACAtgcataaaaatagattttacTAAAACACTTTAACATAAAGCAATTCAAAACCCGAAGCAAAATTATGACACTAAGGCAAGCGGGATGGCTGaatatttgtccagttttagctATTTCACAATGTAACTGTAGTGTACTTCTAGAAAGCCACCAATCGCATTTATTTCCACAGGTCTTGCggttacatatcaatttgtataaagcgctctttagcaaagtcatagttcattgaatttacaaccgtatgacaaaacaggtgaaaatagtTGATGAATAtggtaaggaacacttgaggtttcgacttttaaaacctacattttggtcaaaaatgtgcttggataggaagtttccaacagatttaccacattcgccttgctataacattcaattgcattatctgttgacctaatggggaAAATTGTTTTTAGGGGGCAttattagctttcgttcgatataaaaacaattctgattggatgaagggaacacttgaggtttgagAAAAACCAGTCATAGAggcctattttccagctagaagctcacacagctcttatgatgctatgcactcaaccgtgaagtgtaatgaaagactgtgtatgtagagacaattcactgctagcttggacgaaattgtttgctcaggtgtatcgaggaggaaactgtgcatagatggtttataagtgAATCGTTTTTgcagtcaaaccttttcatatgaggccaataatatatcaaaaaagttttgggttttcACCCTCCCGAGAAAACtgcacatggggcggaaatgacatGCTTAGcgccttatgctggtttcatactaccctgccgcttgccgctgagcggcgtggcgcacgcgcattgcagacaacgGGACACAATtcaggcttgtcattggttgaaacgccctgccgcttgccgcagcggcaagcggcaggaaagtatgctggcgGCATTAGGATCTCCTTTgtttgaagtttgaaattttgacctcagatgacctttgacttcggatgaccttgatgtaatttttttcattttcccaTCATAAGGATTCCACCCATCAATACGGCAAAGGTTAAATTTatcccctagatgacctttgacctcggttgacctcaattttgtttcgcacatatattcccctaatataaaggattccacccaccaagtttgagcccaataggacgaagtttgaaatccatgatctttgacctcggatgacctccatataatgttttacATGCTCCCCTCCTACCAGGGATTCCACCCGCCAAGtgtgagcccgatcggacaaagtttgaaatttgaaccctccgtaatgacctttgacctcggttgacctcgattttatttcgcgcatatatatttcccttgtatcaaggattccacccaccaagtttgggcctgatcggacaaagtttgaaattttgacctttgaccttgaactccgatgaccttcaaaaccatatggccaacatgcttttcccaatacctatctatatccgaaatttcagcgcgatgcgtcgaagtgcagcgaaacgcatagccggacagacagacagatagatagacagatagatagacagatagagaccgcttattattttattagtactagtgcacctgcaggtGTAATGGCCCTGTAGCAGGGCACCATCTGCATGATAGACATAccttttgaccccagatgacctttgaactcggatgacctcgatgtaATATTTCATGCTCCCTCATATCAAGTTTAAgcacaatagggcaaagtttaaatttagcccctagatgacctttggcctctgttgacctcaattttgtttcgcacatattttcccctcctatcaaggattccacccaccatgaaaaacattatatggaggtcatccgaggtcaaaggtcaaaggtcatggatttcaaactttgtcctatcgggctcaaacttcgtgggtggaatccttgatacgaggggaatatatgcgcaaaacaaaattgaggtcaaccgaggtcaaaggtcatgtaggggctaaatttaaactttgccctattgggcttaaacttgataggtggaatccttcgtatgaggggagcatgaaaaaaaggtcatctggggtcaaacagtatcgctatcatgccagtgctctcacagcatcagggctctcacagctgcaggtgcactagtactactaaaataatagccgttgtctgtgtgtctgtctgtctgtctgtctgtctgtccggctatgcgttccgccgcgcttcgacgcatcgttccgatatttcacacatagatgggtatcgggcgtgcgctgtttaccgggtggttttgaaggtcatcggaggtcaaggtcaaaggtcataggggaaaataccccacgtggatacaaagcagcaagtggataaaaagaatccaatagacaatctacaacaagtttcaagctgcccaagcaggtgaacaaggtcattcattcatagattccattcagcttttggctatctgcccaatttgaaatgcactgtaaatgtctacccagaatgcattgctgcaattATGTTATAGTGTCTTCCCAGCATTgattgctgaaaatgatttctataagcgcccataccccaataagcgcccataccccaataagcgcccacataccccaataagtgcccacataccccaataagcgcccacataccccCCTAATAGCTAAAGGGCTATTACAGCTACAGgcgcactagtactactaaaataataagcggtctctgtctatctgtctgtccggctatgcgttccgccgccctgcgacgcatcgatccaatatttgggacatgggtaggtgccgggaaaagcatgttgaccgtgtggttttgaaggtcatcggaggtcaaggtcaaaggtcaaattttcaaactttgtccgatcgggatccttgatacgaggggaatatatgggagaaataaaatcgaggtcaaccgaggtcaaaggtcaatacagaggggtcaaatttcaaactttgtccgatcgggctcaaacttggtgggtggaatccttgatacgggggaatataatgcgcaaaattaaatcgaggtcaaaggtcacctaatagctacagggccattacagctgcaggtgcactagtagatAGATAATAATCATAAACGTTATCTGTCCGTCTGTCtatctgtccggctatgcgtttctcCGCGCTtagacgcatcgttccgatatttcagacataggTGGGTACCGGGCGTGCGCTCTTTACCGTGTacttttgaaggtcatcggaggtcaaggtcaaaggtcaaaatttcaaaggtcattacggaggggtcaaatttcaaacaatgtcctatcgggctcaaacttggtgggtgaaaagcttcgtatgaggggagcatgaaaaacatatggaggtcatccgaggtcacaggtcaaaggtcatggatttcaaactgtgTCCTAtcggactcaaacttggtgggtggaatccttgctatTAGGGGCATATatgtgcgaaacaaaattgaggtcaaccgaggtcaaaggtcatctaggacctaaatttaaactttgcagctgcaggtgcactagttttATTACTAAAGATAGATAGATATTAGAGAGACTGCGATGTTGCATACTTCTTGCGCCTAACGCTCGTTCATACCAAGTGATGAGGCTGTGTATCTCAGTTGAAGACATTGTATATACAACATAATGGGAACACAGTGGCGACTAACATGATATTTAACGGTCTAGGGCTTATGTCCGGggtctaatattattttaattcagcatattttttattattagctattattaacCAGGGTTAGCATGTCGCTTAAAAGTTAATTGTATGTCAGGACTTCCCTAATATTATAGTtgccaaaaacaaatatttcgGTAGATTAAGGactgggccggatttacctttttgggggcgcCAGGCCAGGCCTAGTAGAttctactaggacatttgcgctcGAAGTGcgtgaaaaatttcaattttagactattttagcctaaattgaagcagaattttgctatatagtaggccagtgcgcgcgaagctcgcaaaattttgtacctattttggccaaaaaaatggtgtttttcggctaaaatgggagatgcacactgcacagggcaattttgggggcccccaaaatttgggggccctgggcccgggcccatctggccctatgatAAATCCGGCCCTCCCCTGATTAAGGACCACTACACCCATATACCATGATTTTATTTccaaaatgatactttttcgtGGGGAAATTATTAGTAGCCTTGCATAAACCACGTGACGCTGTACAAAACTGTTATTTTGGGCGTTATAAGTGGACGCTTGAATATCAAAGATGCAAAATGTGTAAACGcacgtatgaatgaagtcaaatttttacACCTCACTATTGCATTGTTTTAATATAATGGATCATATAGACAGACTTTCCTTCGTATCTTTAATAATATCCTGGACTGTCTTTAATATATATTAAAACGTACAAATATTGTGCATTTTCTGCGTCGTTCGCTGGTTCATTTCATACGTGGAGAATCTTCAATACTGTTTAAATAAGCGACCTCGTCCatcaggagagtgattttgaatagacggGTATAGGTATACGTATGGTCACGACGTATCGCAACCTCTTTATTTGAGTGCAAAACACCGCTCCAATAGGTAACTTCCCCTTTCGACACGTCTTAATAAAGaatgaatattatttttttaactgAACATGCTGATACTTACCGAAAACAGGTTCGAAGCTCCTTGCCTAATTGTAAGCACACAACAACCAATTCCTATGCGTCGTTCATATATTATGATATCAGAACCTTCAGCAATCAACCCAATTGCCAAAATTTGGAACTCCGGCACGGTGTATTAACACTTTTTAAAATAGCATTTTAAAAGGAAATGTTTCATGAGAAGGTTCCATATACAGATACGTTGAACTTATGACTAAATGTAATCGAGAGACAACGCTTTTCAATCAATCTTGCCGCTTGGATGATGAACTAAAGCAAGGTCTGCCGGCAAGTTCAGGATTTACTCACGGTTTCATGATTTGGCATTCCACAACCCTCGTACCATATTATGTTCACGCAATACTGCCATCCCAAATAATAATACGGTTGTGCTCAATGATTGCGTATACTATTTCATCAGTTGGTGAATATCCGAGTTGTTGACGCAATGTTGAGCATATTGTTGACGCAATGTAGAGCATATTACAGTGGAAGTGTTTGTATTTAGTGGGAAATTATTTTATGGCAAACATTGCGACATCATGATTTCAGCACACTATATATTACACGTCCCGAGTACTGCCAGTCGTAAATTAGATGTGCCATTTTTAGAGCTCATAATTTTTATCTCAGTGTTCTTTTATACATAAGACTTTGATCTTCGATGAGAAACAAGTTAAACGTACTAGTATTTTCAGTTATTAAAGCACAAAGTTGCAAGAATTCACACTTATTGTGACCGCTTCAGATATCATCACAATGGATGTACAGCGTGGACATTGTTGGAGATGTGAAAAGCGTATAGATGGTAGTCCCGTCTACTGCAAGTATTGTTGGATTGCGGTCTACTGCTCTCAAGTATGTAGTGTTTCTGATGTCTTCAGGCATAGTGTACCAGAATGTGAAGAGTGGGGACATAAACAATGCAGTAACTCTCAATGCGGAGAAATTGGGCCAGCAAGAAAGTTTCTTGAGGTAAGGTACATTATGCACGCAGTGACTTGCATTGAATGTCACTGACCCGCACCAAAGCGCACGTCGTGATGTAAAGTACGGACGGGGTACAATTACAAAAGTACACCCAATCTCCCCGGTCTAGTGGATATCAATTTGTGATCCGTGATCAGTAGGCCTAACCATGAAGCTAGTAGTGGCTAGCTGCATGGCCTAACCAAATATAGGAAGTGGGAATTTTGCAGTCGAAAGAGCAACTGCATTTGGCCATGCATTTTAAACTGGGCCTCGGTTTAATCTGTGCCAGGTTGGGTGTAGTGGAGTAGCCAGGGGcaaagggggcagctgccccctgtgagaagtcttaccCCCCTGTGGGAAGCTGGtcgccctgatatgtaagattttagcttttttaactttttgtccccttgccccctcccccttgcccaccctctgaaaaagtgctggctacgccactggttaggTGCAGTCGTATACCATAACATTTTATCATGCATCCTCCAGGAAGGTCCACACCTTTCCAACTGACCTTCCTTAAAATTGTCTTCTTCCTTAAAATCGTCTTTTCACTTGGGTGTTAAAAGAATCTAGTAATTTCAAAATAGGGAAAAGATCGGAACCTGTGATCTGAACAATGTATAATGTTTGAACCAAAGACTATCATGAGCCGTATTATGTACTtttttgcagtggcgtagccagtgggggatgACTGCTTATCTCGACGGGCCTTGGTGAAAAAATGGGGGTtaacaatagacaattttgtgtgtgttgGGTGAAGAAACAAAGTACATGTCGCTCAAATACAGATGTGATTCATCTTTAGGCTGTTACCGTTGGCACATTGAAAGATATAGATATAATAAACGTAAATGggctttgatttgtttttaaaatttggtcaATACCCCCTTACATTGTTAGATGAATTATAAGTGAAATTCTGACGGATTTATATGTCTCTTTTTGCAGTGTTCTGGATGCGTTGGTACTTGGTACTGTGGTAAATCATGTCAAAAAGAAGATTGGCTAAACCATAAAAGCTCTTGCAAAGGTCATGAAGAAGAAGTGCGATTCGCAGCTCAACGAATACGTGCTACCATAGAGAGCAAACACAGAAAACCATTGCCACAACCTTTCTATGTTGGAAACGCAATTGCGGTAGATATGCTGAATTTAAAGAACAATGAATACAACGCGATGGAAGTGTCTGCTAGTGACATACACCCAGCGCTAACCAAAGATTACTCCGTACTCTCAGTTGGGTGCGGTAATCTGAGAAATTTCATCCATACTGCTACTTGTTTACCAACCGAATTTCGGGGAAAACTTCATACAACTTTGAACGACTTCGACCCATTCGTGCAGGCACGGAATGTCCTTTTCCTGTACATGATGATCGCATTTGCGAATAAACGCAATATTGGGGCAATTGTGACCACAATATGGTATTCATTACATCTTTCAAAGGATCATTATGAATTCCTCACAGGTTGTCTTCGTAAGCTTATTGAAATATCCTCAAAACGTCTAAGTCAAGCCACTCAGGGCATCATTGATATTTCGGCGGGAGATTTGAATCTGATTAAGAAGGTGTGGGGGAAATGGCTCTCACTTGAATGCTGTCGTCGAAACCGAAATTACATCAATCTGCAACAGCAACGTCAGAAATGGGTGGGAACTAGGAATAATATGACTCCTCTACTAGAGAAATACAAGGAAGAGCTAAACACCGAAGATGCTGAATCATTTGAAGTATGGCTAAGAGACGGGATTTTTCTTGCTACAGCAGAAGCCAGGAGGCAATATTTGGGATATGGAAACCCAACACTTACCGGTTTTGTGTTCTTTCAGTATTCAAATGTAAGTTTCGCGGGAGCCATGGATATTGATAGGAACATACACGTAGATGTCGGCTCAATCTTCAAGCACCCAGAGCAGCTTGACTTCGTCTACTGTGTACCCCCAGACCTCCATCCGTTTGGTACTTGGGATCACCTTTCAGTTCAAAAGTTCGCTAAAAGAACATCTCTAATTGATATGTACCACTGTTACATCAGTGACCAAATACAGCATGCCGTCTTGTGTTTGACAAATATAAAACAAAGCGTGTTGTTTGTCGTAACCGAATGTCGAAATCTTGACAAAAGTGTGCCACAACCAAAATATGATCGCATCTTTACGTCCAACATAGCCGATTACGTAGGTACACAAAATCTTCTTGTTACTTTTAAGCGCTTTCTCAATACGGAGAACAGATTCGCTACATTAGTTACGCAGCATTGGAATTGGTACCTCATTATTGGTAGAGCTAATTTTGATAATCCGTTGAACCCGATGGAACTATTGTTGCGTTCATTGGATGGATCCGCCAGTGACGTAATGCGACGGGCTGCTTTAGACACGGGAAAGCTTTTGATAGGGACTTCTATTGTGCCT encodes the following:
- the LOC140159153 gene encoding uncharacterized protein gives rise to the protein MDVKVGCCWRCENPIERAVACFSCGEAKYCSEICRFRDQWRHTPECEEWRPKQCSNPKCLEVSRQLMCSACCNAWYCGETCQRQHWKDHKPSCQERTQEIKEAATSLKDKFNSHSEKVVQSPYYVGNALAIDMLNLPGNELCSEDIKSTKTPKQDPLEASYSILSAGCGNLRNWIHTVTSLPNGFKGTLYTVLNDFDPYVQARNVLQLYMMTTYSDDPNIAERITTIWYSLHLPKEDYTFLVDCLRSLLGLSADDLGEVTGEVLNLTEADMCLMRQVWKAWLELECQKGHTNYIDLQEQRQKMLYENQEAVVGIKMYKKDLPNELLPSFEEYDKHGNFISRAILRSRSPQYDNPTLTGYRYMFKSQVTIQEILTFGRLVYCIESHLMPFGEWDYLKVKKHHYNKSMVVMFHSFISDQIKQTIASIKAGAQRVSVMICNCLDLSARLDVESYRFDRIFTSNIADLTGTQTLLKAMKPFLNHENKCSTVITHYQHWYSFIPFAITGGPNTASSTQRSAEMVSCVKLAVRDIYSDDEEKLSRLDSLATYTYEECNEIMERGLYSFQEYFNNMVSFVSYLRAEYLAVNKDSQSTKPPSFQKVKQSEGLQLRDFRRGNSNKVVPFRYRYNARLDVNTIRGMERMLEWHFA
- the LOC140158291 gene encoding uncharacterized protein; its protein translation is MDVQRGHCWRCEKRIDGSPVYCKYCWIAVYCSQVCSVSDVFRHSVPECEEWGHKQCSNSQCGEIGPARKFLECSGCVGTWYCGKSCQKEDWLNHKSSCKGHEEEVRFAAQRIRATIESKHRKPLPQPFYVGNAIAVDMLNLKNNEYNAMEVSASDIHPALTKDYSVLSVGCGNLRNFIHTATCLPTEFRGKLHTTLNDFDPFVQARNVLFLYMMIAFANKRNIGAIVTTIWYSLHLSKDHYEFLTGCLRKLIEISSKRLSQATQGIIDISAGDLNLIKKVWGKWLSLECCRRNRNYINLQQQRQKWVGTRNNMTPLLEKYKEELNTEDAESFEVWLRDGIFLATAEARRQYLGYGNPTLTGFVFFQYSNVSFAGAMDIDRNIHVDVGSIFKHPEQLDFVYCVPPDLHPFGTWDHLSVQKFAKRTSLIDMYHCYISDQIQHAVLCLTNIKQSVLFVVTECRNLDKSVPQPKYDRIFTSNIADYVGTQNLLVTFKRFLNTENRFATLVTQHWNWYLIIGRANFDNPLNPMELLLRSLDGSASDVMRRAALDTGKLLIGTSIVPGHYQEYMNNIGDFVTFLKADFMACNPHNPVPTFQDVTNSSGAGLRMRDFRRGLNQVVPFQYRRNVRQVNMLRGQMSRMVEWYIPEQ